The Macaca thibetana thibetana isolate TM-01 chromosome 19, ASM2454274v1, whole genome shotgun sequence genome has a segment encoding these proteins:
- the LOC126941717 gene encoding pregnancy-specific beta-1-glycoprotein 5-like, whose protein sequence is LKDVCGGIKGATQDNLLSVIHTAVLPKPYITSNNFNPMENKNVVALTCEPKTQNHTYVWWVNGQSLPVSSRLKQPGENRILILANVTRNDTGPYECEIRDRFGSIFSDPVTLNVLYGPDFPSIFPPFTYYHSGENLYLYCFADSNPPAEYSWTIDGKLQQSGHKLSILQITTEHSGLYGCSARNSATGREISTFKKIKVSGKWILHHWQ, encoded by the exons TTGAAGGATGTCTGTGGAGGAATCAAAGGTGCCACACAGGACAATCTTCTCTCTGTTATCCACACAGCGGTGCTGCCCAAGCCCTACATCACCAGCAACAACTTCAACCCCATGGAGAATAAGAATGTTGTAGCCTTAACCTGTGAACCTAAGACTCAGAACCATACCTATGTGTGGTGGGTAAATGGTCAGAGCCTCCCGGTCAGTTCCAGGCTAAAGCAACCCGGTGAAAACAGGATCCTCATTCTAGCCAATGTCACAAGAAATGACACGGGACCCTATGAATGTGAAATACGGGACCGATTTGGTAGCATCTTCAGTGACCCTGTCACCCTGAATGTTCTCT ATGGTCCAGACTTCCCCAGCATTTTCCCTCCGTTCACCTATTACCATTCAGGAGAAAACCTCTACTTGTACTGCTTCGCGGACTCTAACCCACCAGCAGAGTATTCTTGGACGATTGATGGGAAGCTTCAGCAATCAGGACATAAGCTCTCTATCCTCCAAATTACTACAGAGCATAGTGGGCTCTATGGTTGCTCTGCTCGTAACTCAGCCACTGGCAGGGAAATTTCCACATTCAAGAAAATCAAAGTCTCTGGTAAGTGGATCCTGCATCATTGGCAATAG